The following coding sequences lie in one Bacteroidales bacterium genomic window:
- a CDS encoding T9SS type A sorting domain-containing protein: MRFLFTFLILVLLFNSLSAQYSGFHFPKTALSQLSSQAIDRIENGESILPDHKSEPGPVSGVAQLRAKYHELKGLEQRILMGNSRMPSSDTLWVTDTLEITGNWFHEGAIIVALDGFLHFRNAQATILGDIFIFGSNARIQSDSSTLNIPQAFFYQRVLFALSGGKISYRNTTVDHSGLSHNIILADSSSLELINVTNKGFTTNGIYGKSEVYIDGTNQAGEFIMMEQSKLEFHNANTVLLWHQFPEGASVNFSFPGADTVNSYRFNAATPGVSGIEFDVLIDQCTDVMWGMMPENNTNIHISNSEIRAIGLWFMGSDSVTVSGLVDRSTYADFLAPLSDRTLRLTNSKVTTWSIYPMEKSHVDLSACIVGEVGTGGRSSLLGQQYFCDGSGGYVWASDSSMMINGFSYVSGYVRSQAHGTVILAYTSLSAGFPTAMQYSLLMVLQCTLPAEPRIYDYAAAWYAYIDQPFEVAADQTVAVTGSAWIDKMPGSTWMDFRKYQLFYQLAEANTWTEIPVDSLNEKRDEVLAYWNTAGLEPGQYILKLVLTDEWGNKADAIKAVQVQAAYGMNEAPSKAMRIFPNPAKGQLTVELPEEITDAQLKVSDISGKTLFTRKSENYGENKVMLSLDGLLPGCYLLNVANRGKQYFHKFIVY, encoded by the coding sequence ATGCGCTTCCTCTTCACCTTCCTGATTCTGGTACTATTATTTAATTCATTATCTGCACAGTACTCCGGGTTTCATTTCCCGAAAACGGCCCTCAGTCAATTATCATCCCAGGCCATTGATCGCATTGAAAACGGTGAATCCATCCTTCCTGATCATAAATCTGAACCCGGACCGGTATCAGGTGTGGCTCAGCTCAGGGCTAAATATCATGAACTGAAAGGACTGGAACAAAGGATTCTTATGGGTAACAGCCGTATGCCTTCCTCCGATACCCTTTGGGTTACCGATACCCTGGAAATTACCGGCAACTGGTTTCACGAAGGAGCTATCATTGTTGCGCTGGACGGGTTTCTCCACTTCAGGAATGCCCAGGCCACCATACTGGGCGATATCTTTATTTTCGGAAGCAATGCCCGCATTCAGTCCGACTCCTCCACCCTTAATATTCCCCAGGCTTTTTTCTATCAAAGGGTACTGTTTGCCCTGAGTGGTGGTAAGATCAGTTACCGCAATACCACTGTGGACCATAGCGGACTATCGCATAATATCATCCTTGCCGACAGTTCCAGCCTCGAACTGATCAATGTCACCAATAAAGGATTCACAACCAATGGTATTTACGGGAAATCGGAGGTTTATATCGACGGCACCAACCAGGCAGGGGAATTCATTATGATGGAACAATCGAAGCTGGAATTCCACAATGCCAATACAGTCCTGCTCTGGCACCAGTTTCCGGAGGGAGCAAGTGTGAATTTCAGTTTCCCTGGTGCCGACACTGTGAATTCCTATAGGTTCAATGCTGCTACCCCCGGAGTATCTGGAATTGAGTTTGATGTCCTCATCGACCAGTGTACCGATGTGATGTGGGGAATGATGCCGGAGAATAATACCAATATCCATATCAGCAATTCCGAAATACGCGCCATCGGACTCTGGTTTATGGGTTCCGATTCAGTAACGGTAAGCGGATTAGTGGATCGTTCAACCTATGCCGATTTCCTGGCTCCTCTTTCTGACCGCACACTTCGTCTGACCAACAGCAAGGTTACCACCTGGAGCATTTATCCCATGGAGAAGTCGCATGTCGACCTGAGTGCCTGTATTGTTGGGGAAGTAGGGACTGGAGGCCGTTCCAGCCTTCTTGGACAACAATATTTCTGTGATGGTTCCGGAGGCTATGTATGGGCATCGGATTCAAGCATGATGATCAACGGGTTTTCCTATGTGTCGGGGTATGTGCGCAGCCAGGCCCATGGAACTGTGATCCTTGCCTACACTTCCCTTTCAGCCGGGTTCCCAACAGCTATGCAATATTCACTGCTGATGGTGCTTCAGTGCACATTACCTGCCGAGCCAAGAATTTATGATTATGCCGCCGCCTGGTACGCCTATATTGACCAGCCTTTTGAGGTGGCGGCCGATCAGACCGTTGCCGTAACGGGCTCTGCCTGGATTGACAAAATGCCCGGCAGCACCTGGATGGATTTCAGGAAATACCAGCTTTTTTACCAGTTGGCGGAGGCCAATACCTGGACTGAGATACCAGTGGATTCCCTCAATGAAAAAAGGGATGAGGTGCTGGCTTACTGGAATACTGCCGGACTTGAGCCAGGGCAGTACATCCTGAAACTTGTGCTTACCGATGAATGGGGCAACAAGGCGGATGCTATTAAAGCTGTGCAGGTTCAGGCAGCTTATGGCATGAATGAGGCGCCATCAAAGGCAATGAGAATATTTCCCAATCCGGCTAAAGGCCAACTGACGGTTGAACTTCCGGAAGAAATCACTGATGCACAGTTGAAGGTTTCTGATATAAGCGGTAAAACTCTTTTTACCCGAAAATCTGAAAATTATGGTGAAAATAAGGTGATGCTGTCACTGGACGGACTGCTGCCCGGTTGTTATTTGCTGAATGTTGCCAATCGCGGGAAACAGTATTTTCATAAATTTATCGTCTATTAG
- a CDS encoding DUF1648 domain-containing protein: MKSKPIYYGMEILSLLAVVTAFLLVALYFDKLPAEIPNHFNIKGEPDGYSQKKIFWSLPVFGLMMYLFLSMVGLFVTRVTRPEERKPEAMQQVSFMIAQLKMILVLVALYLVISTIRIAFHHSEGLSVLFLPVFLVSMALVIILNMIKVIRLQNKK, from the coding sequence ATGAAAAGCAAACCCATTTATTACGGGATGGAAATCCTGAGTCTGCTGGCGGTAGTGACTGCCTTTTTGCTGGTTGCCCTGTATTTCGATAAGCTGCCGGCCGAAATCCCGAATCATTTCAATATCAAAGGGGAGCCTGATGGGTACAGTCAGAAGAAAATTTTCTGGTCGCTGCCGGTTTTCGGACTTATGATGTATTTATTCCTCAGTATGGTCGGTTTATTTGTGACCCGGGTAACCAGGCCGGAAGAGCGGAAACCTGAAGCCATGCAGCAGGTCAGTTTTATGATTGCGCAGCTTAAGATGATCCTGGTACTAGTGGCCCTATATCTTGTAATTTCTACCATCAGGATAGCCTTCCATCATTCGGAAGGGCTGAGTGTGCTGTTCCTGCCGGTATTTTTGGTGTCGATGGCCCTGGTGATTATCTTAAATATGATCAAAGTCATCAGGCTTCAAAACAAAAAATAA
- a CDS encoding nucleotidyl transferase AbiEii/AbiGii toxin family protein, with translation MLHLEAVEPGTLSLLKELMSLPELNEFALVGGTALALRYGHRSSVDIDLFNTHKFDLVELPVYLAKHFGNRFEHKHQQSGIGIFCFIDDIKVDLIHFPIQPIADLMIEMEIRFYSDADIAAMKVQAILGRAKKKDFWDLQVLLKQHSLQQIIDWHQQKYPNQMLAISIPHAITYFTDADESETPVSFNGQTWSKVKKDISRAVREYLS, from the coding sequence ATGTTACACCTTGAGGCAGTTGAACCCGGGACTCTTTCCTTATTAAAAGAGTTGATGAGTTTACCGGAATTAAATGAGTTTGCTCTTGTTGGAGGAACTGCACTGGCATTACGTTATGGCCACAGAAGCTCTGTTGACATTGATTTATTTAATACACACAAGTTTGACCTGGTTGAATTGCCTGTATACCTTGCCAAGCATTTTGGAAACCGTTTCGAGCATAAGCATCAGCAGTCGGGCATAGGTATCTTTTGTTTTATTGATGATATAAAGGTGGATCTTATTCATTTTCCCATTCAACCTATTGCCGACCTTATGATTGAAATGGAGATACGATTTTATTCCGATGCTGATATAGCAGCAATGAAAGTACAAGCGATTCTTGGCCGGGCAAAGAAAAAGGACTTCTGGGATTTACAGGTATTATTAAAGCAACATTCATTGCAGCAAATCATTGACTGGCATCAACAAAAGTATCCAAACCAGATGCTCGCAATCAGTATCCCGCATGCCATCACCTATTTTACAGATGCCGATGAGAGCGAAACTCCTGTTAGTTTCAACGGACAAACCTGGTCGAAAGTAAAGAAGGATATTTCGAGGGCGGTGAGGGAGTATTTGAGTTGA
- the mqnC gene encoding dehypoxanthine futalosine cyclase: MTVEKLLQSSLNAEFLSLEEGSFLYTHASTSQLMFAANEVRKRMHPEGKVTWLIDRNVNYTNVCVSGCQFCNFYCSKNSSKAYITTLEEYKQKIDELFALGGEQLLLQGGMHPELGLTFYTDLFRSLKQINPKLKLHSLGPPEVVHIAKMEGLSYKAVLQSLIDAGLDSLPGAGAEILSDRVRSRISKNKCTAVQWLDVMREAHQLGLTTSATMMFGHIETPEERIEHMISIRQVQSEKPEGATGFISFIPWPFQDEGTTLQKVHGVRNSITADQYIRTIALSRLMLPNIQNIQASWLTVGKDTGQLCLHAGANDFGSIMIEENVVSVAGASYKFDAEGIQKAIQEAGFEPQLRDQQFRYRTYNA, from the coding sequence ATGACCGTCGAAAAACTCCTGCAGTCTTCTCTTAATGCTGAATTTCTATCCCTTGAAGAAGGCTCCTTCCTTTATACTCATGCATCCACTTCCCAGCTTATGTTTGCCGCCAATGAAGTGCGTAAACGAATGCATCCTGAGGGGAAAGTAACATGGCTGATTGACCGGAATGTAAATTATACGAATGTTTGTGTTTCGGGATGCCAATTCTGCAATTTCTATTGTTCGAAAAATAGCAGCAAGGCTTATATTACCACCCTGGAAGAGTACAAGCAGAAAATCGACGAACTTTTTGCCCTGGGGGGTGAACAACTCTTGCTGCAAGGGGGTATGCACCCTGAATTAGGACTTACCTTCTATACCGATCTTTTCAGAAGCCTGAAACAGATCAATCCTAAGTTAAAGCTGCATTCGCTAGGGCCTCCTGAAGTGGTTCATATTGCAAAGATGGAAGGGCTTTCCTATAAAGCTGTGCTTCAAAGCCTGATAGATGCCGGCCTCGACAGTCTGCCCGGTGCCGGGGCTGAAATTCTTTCCGACAGGGTTCGTAGCCGCATTTCAAAAAATAAATGCACAGCAGTACAATGGCTGGATGTGATGCGTGAAGCCCATCAGTTGGGCCTTACAACTTCGGCAACCATGATGTTTGGGCATATTGAAACTCCCGAAGAACGTATTGAACATATGATCTCAATCCGGCAGGTACAATCGGAAAAACCTGAAGGAGCTACCGGGTTCATCTCATTTATTCCCTGGCCTTTCCAGGATGAAGGTACTACACTGCAGAAAGTTCATGGGGTGCGCAATTCCATCACTGCCGATCAGTATATCCGTACCATTGCCCTGAGCCGCCTCATGTTGCCGAATATTCAGAATATACAGGCTTCCTGGCTCACAGTGGGAAAGGATACCGGGCAACTCTGCCTTCATGCCGGGGCCAACGACTTTGGTTCCATTATGATTGAAGAGAATGTTGTATCGGTGGCCGGTGCCAGCTACAAGTTCGATGCTGAGGGAATTCAGAAAGCCATTCAGGAAGCGGGTTTTGAACCACAGCTAAGGGACCAGCAATTCCGTTACAGGACATACAATGCATAG
- a CDS encoding SRPBCC family protein, giving the protein MDKTLITVEVSVKADLEKVWKCWTNPADIMAWNHASDDWHCPAAVNNLKAGGSFNYRMAAKDGSFAFDFEGIYDQVIPHHLITYTLLDGRKVRIEFSEEGAVTDVKESFEAESENPAEMQQMGWQMILNNFKAHTEKQASS; this is encoded by the coding sequence ATGGATAAAACGCTTATTACAGTAGAGGTCAGCGTAAAGGCTGATCTTGAAAAGGTATGGAAATGCTGGACAAACCCGGCTGATATTATGGCATGGAATCATGCTTCCGACGACTGGCATTGTCCTGCAGCAGTAAATAACCTGAAAGCAGGTGGCAGTTTCAATTACAGGATGGCAGCAAAAGATGGAAGCTTTGCCTTTGATTTTGAAGGGATTTATGACCAGGTGATACCTCATCATCTGATCACCTATACCCTGCTTGACGGACGAAAGGTTCGAATTGAATTTTCAGAAGAAGGAGCAGTAACTGATGTGAAGGAATCCTTTGAAGCAGAAAGCGAAAACCCGGCTGAAATGCAGCAGATGGGCTGGCAGATGATCCTCAATAATTTCAAAGCCCATACCGAAAAACAGGCATCTTCATAA
- a CDS encoding VOC family protein, which yields MAKVSTYLNFHRNTEEAFNFYKSVFGGEFNGDGASRFGDIPATEGMPPLSAEDKNLIMHIELTLPGGHVLMGTDAPDSMGFNVTFGNNVYIMLEPDSKEETDKLFNALSDGGIVIQELQDMFWGAYYGSCTDKFGIQWMFHFSQAR from the coding sequence ATGGCAAAAGTCAGCACATATCTCAACTTCCATCGCAATACAGAGGAAGCTTTCAATTTTTACAAATCAGTATTCGGAGGTGAATTCAATGGTGATGGAGCATCCCGTTTCGGTGATATCCCCGCTACAGAAGGTATGCCTCCTTTAAGTGCCGAAGACAAAAACCTGATCATGCATATTGAGCTTACCCTTCCCGGTGGCCATGTGTTAATGGGTACTGATGCTCCTGACTCGATGGGATTCAACGTAACATTCGGCAATAATGTCTATATCATGCTGGAACCTGACTCGAAAGAGGAAACCGATAAACTCTTTAATGCCCTTTCTGATGGAGGAATTGTTATCCAGGAGTTACAGGACATGTTCTGGGGTGCATATTATGGCAGCTGCACCGACAAATTCGGGATCCAGTGGATGTTTCACTTTTCACAAGCAAGGTAA
- a CDS encoding 3-deoxy-D-manno-octulosonic acid transferase: MFFLYSTGIRIFGLMIRLSAKFNHKARLWVQGRKQLFEILEKAIENKPMAKRAWFHCASLGEFEQGRPLMDAFRLEHPDYLIILTFFSPSGFENRKNYKGADIISYIPLDTRDNAARFLEIIRPDIVFFVKYEFWFNILDILQQKNIPHYLVSAIFRADQHFFKWYGDWPRSVLKGFTHIFVQNEYSAELLEFVGITNVSISGDTRFDRVVEISSQAKQFPLIEAFSKGETVLVAGSTWPADEEILVKYMNENPGKVKLILAPHEIHDSEIQSLISQSGIAAARYSTFTEDQSAKTSILIIDSIGLLSQIYRYGKIAYIGGGFGAGIHNVLEAAVYGMPVFFGPNYGKFHEAIELISAEGGITFHNYTDFEKKLNHFLEDPSKLSKSSAASKNYVISRIGASSVILDFIRKNSIYTQSQ, from the coding sequence ATGTTCTTCCTTTATTCCACCGGAATCCGCATATTTGGCCTGATGATAAGGCTCTCAGCCAAATTCAACCATAAGGCCAGGCTTTGGGTGCAGGGAAGGAAACAACTATTTGAAATCCTGGAGAAAGCCATTGAAAATAAGCCAATGGCTAAAAGAGCCTGGTTTCATTGCGCTTCCCTTGGTGAATTTGAGCAGGGGCGCCCCCTGATGGATGCCTTCCGCCTTGAACATCCTGATTACCTGATCATCCTGACTTTCTTTAGTCCCTCCGGTTTTGAAAACAGGAAAAACTATAAGGGTGCTGATATCATAAGCTATATTCCCCTGGATACCCGCGATAATGCTGCCCGGTTCCTGGAAATCATCCGCCCGGATATTGTTTTCTTTGTTAAATATGAGTTTTGGTTCAATATTCTTGACATCCTTCAACAGAAGAATATCCCTCATTATCTTGTGTCAGCCATTTTCAGGGCTGATCAGCATTTTTTCAAATGGTACGGCGACTGGCCAAGAAGTGTCTTAAAAGGATTCACCCATATTTTTGTCCAGAATGAATATTCTGCCGAACTACTTGAATTTGTTGGCATCACTAATGTGAGTATTAGCGGAGATACACGTTTCGACAGGGTCGTTGAGATTTCTTCCCAGGCAAAGCAATTCCCTTTAATTGAGGCTTTTTCAAAAGGTGAAACAGTCCTGGTAGCAGGAAGCACATGGCCTGCAGATGAAGAAATACTTGTAAAGTATATGAATGAAAATCCGGGAAAGGTGAAATTGATCCTTGCTCCCCATGAAATTCACGATTCTGAAATACAGTCCCTTATAAGCCAGTCCGGAATAGCGGCAGCGCGTTATTCAACATTTACAGAAGACCAGTCGGCGAAGACCTCAATACTGATTATTGATTCCATCGGACTGCTATCTCAAATCTACAGGTATGGAAAGATAGCTTACATAGGTGGTGGTTTCGGGGCTGGTATCCACAATGTACTTGAAGCGGCAGTATATGGTATGCCTGTATTTTTTGGACCTAATTACGGGAAGTTTCATGAGGCGATAGAACTAATCAGTGCAGAAGGAGGAATAACATTCCATAACTATACTGATTTCGAAAAAAAGCTGAATCATTTTCTTGAAGATCCCTCAAAACTCTCAAAGTCTTCGGCTGCATCAAAAAACTATGTTATTTCCAGGATTGGCGCTAGTTCAGTAATCCTTGATTTCATTCGCAAAAATTCCATTTATACTCAATCGCAATGA